The Streptomyces sp. CC0208 genome window below encodes:
- a CDS encoding SurA N-terminal domain-containing protein, with translation MHRRRRTALVLSAALAAAAPLLTACGNDAHPGAAAVVGGQRITVSQLENRVTEVRDAQRAAVTDETQYKQAIAKTGTLTRDVLHGMVLDRVLHRAAADAGVSVTRKEVQELRSGLEEQAGGAKGLETTWLQQYGIAPERLDENLRLQLEAQKLAGKLGTDTSNPAFWNALSKASKQLDVDLNPRYGTWDVKKSTRVDAKTAWVREVSATAG, from the coding sequence TTGCACCGCCGTCGTCGCACCGCGCTCGTCCTCTCCGCCGCCCTCGCCGCCGCGGCACCCCTGCTCACCGCCTGCGGGAACGACGCGCATCCCGGCGCGGCGGCCGTGGTCGGCGGGCAGCGGATCACCGTCTCCCAGCTGGAGAACCGGGTGACCGAGGTGCGTGACGCGCAGCGGGCCGCCGTCACGGACGAGACGCAGTACAAGCAGGCCATCGCCAAGACCGGCACCCTCACCCGGGACGTCCTGCACGGCATGGTCCTCGACCGGGTACTGCACCGGGCGGCCGCCGACGCGGGCGTGTCCGTGACCCGCAAGGAGGTCCAGGAGCTGCGGTCCGGCCTGGAGGAGCAGGCGGGCGGCGCCAAGGGCCTGGAGACGACCTGGCTCCAGCAGTACGGCATCGCCCCCGAACGCCTCGACGAGAACCTCCGCCTCCAGCTGGAGGCCCAGAAACTCGCCGGAAAGCTCGGCACCGACACCAGCAACCCGGCCTTCTGGAACGCCCTGAGCAAGGCGTCCAAGCAACTCGACGTCGACCTCAACCCGCGCTACGGCACCTGGGACGTCAAGAAGAGCACCCGCGTCGACGCGAAGACGGCGTGGGTACGGGAGGTCAGCGCGACGGCCGGATGA
- a CDS encoding nucleoside triphosphate pyrophosphohydrolase: MNAPGFEPAPDQDPDTASAPGRIVLLTTSHRVAPGLLSWPAWQALRAADRVLCADGAHPQLPYLREAGIRVDETSPTAEELVAACAGGHTVVVVATGEGEPALTDGLARLAGSGRLQMPELELLPASYDLPGARLLDLVQVMDRIRTECPWSSQQTHKGLAKYGIEEAYELVEAIEEGDRDELREELGDVLLQVVFHARIAEEDPDAPFSVDDVAGGIVAKLIHRHPHVFGDETASTPEEVKAHWLRTKAMEKQRTSVTEGIPLGQPGLALAAKLASRVRTAGLDVPLPKTEGIGYDLLTLATRAEAEGVDPEAALRAAARAYRDAIRRVEDRS, from the coding sequence GTGAACGCACCCGGCTTCGAGCCCGCCCCCGACCAGGACCCCGACACGGCGTCCGCCCCCGGCCGCATCGTCCTGCTCACCACCAGCCACCGCGTCGCCCCCGGCCTGCTGTCCTGGCCCGCCTGGCAGGCGCTGCGCGCCGCCGACCGGGTGCTGTGCGCCGACGGCGCCCACCCCCAGCTCCCGTATCTGCGGGAGGCGGGCATACGGGTCGACGAGACGTCCCCGACCGCGGAGGAACTGGTCGCGGCGTGCGCGGGCGGACACACGGTGGTCGTCGTGGCCACCGGCGAGGGCGAGCCGGCCCTCACGGACGGCCTCGCCCGCCTCGCCGGATCCGGCCGCCTCCAGATGCCCGAGCTGGAGCTCCTCCCCGCCTCCTACGACCTGCCCGGCGCCCGGCTCCTCGACCTCGTCCAGGTCATGGACCGCATCCGCACCGAGTGCCCGTGGTCCTCCCAGCAGACCCACAAGGGCCTCGCCAAGTACGGCATCGAGGAGGCGTACGAACTCGTCGAGGCCATCGAGGAGGGCGACCGCGACGAACTGCGCGAGGAACTCGGGGACGTCCTGCTCCAGGTCGTCTTCCACGCCCGCATCGCCGAGGAGGACCCGGACGCCCCCTTCTCCGTCGACGACGTCGCCGGCGGCATCGTCGCCAAGCTCATCCACCGCCACCCGCACGTCTTCGGCGACGAGACGGCCAGCACCCCCGAGGAGGTCAAGGCCCACTGGCTGCGCACCAAGGCGATGGAGAAGCAGCGCACCTCGGTCACCGAAGGCATCCCCCTCGGCCAGCCCGGCCTCGCCCTCGCGGCCAAGCTGGCGTCCCGGGTGCGGACGGCGGGCCTGGACGTCCCCCTCCCGAAGACGGAGGGCATCGGCTACGACCTCCTCACCCTGGCCACCCGCGCCGAGGCGGAGGGCGTCGACCCGGAGGCCGCGCTGAGGGCGGCGGCACGGGCGTACAGGGATGCGATCCGCCGGGTGGAGGACAGGAGCTGA
- a CDS encoding cytochrome P450, which translates to MTDQPPATPATPGAPAPDLFTWEFATDPYPAYAWLREHAPVHRTRLPSGVEAWLVTRYVDAKQALADQRLSKNPAHHDEPAHAKGKTGIPGERKAELMTHLLNIDPPDHTRLRRLVSKAFTPRRVAEFAPRVQELTDRLIDGFAATGSADLIHEFAFPLPIYAICDLLGVPREDQDDFRDWAGMMIRHGGGPRGGVARSVKKMRGYLAELIHRKREALSDEPTPGEDLISGLIRASDHGEHLTENEAAAMAFILLFAGFETTVNLIGNGVHALLTHPEQRNRLQESLARREKGLLETGVEELLRYDGPVELATWRFATEALRIDGQDIAAGDPVLVVLAAADRDPERFADPDVLDLSRRDNQHLGYGHGIHYCLGAPLARLEGQTALATLLTRLPDLQLAVDSADLRWRGGLIMRGLRTLPVEFTPVR; encoded by the coding sequence GTGACCGACCAGCCCCCCGCCACCCCCGCCACCCCCGGCGCTCCCGCTCCCGACCTCTTCACCTGGGAGTTCGCCACCGACCCCTACCCCGCCTACGCCTGGCTCCGCGAGCACGCCCCCGTGCACCGGACCCGGTTGCCCAGTGGGGTGGAGGCCTGGCTGGTCACCCGTTACGTCGATGCCAAGCAGGCCCTCGCCGACCAGCGGCTCAGCAAGAACCCCGCGCACCACGACGAGCCCGCGCACGCCAAGGGCAAGACCGGTATCCCGGGGGAGCGCAAGGCGGAGCTGATGACGCATCTGCTGAACATCGACCCGCCGGACCACACCAGGCTCCGACGGCTGGTCAGCAAGGCGTTCACGCCGAGGAGGGTCGCGGAGTTCGCGCCAAGGGTGCAGGAGCTGACGGACCGTCTCATCGACGGGTTCGCGGCCACGGGCAGCGCCGACCTCATCCACGAGTTCGCGTTCCCGCTCCCCATCTACGCGATCTGCGACCTGCTCGGCGTCCCCCGGGAGGACCAGGACGACTTCCGTGACTGGGCGGGCATGATGATCCGCCACGGAGGGGGGCCGCGGGGCGGGGTCGCGCGGTCCGTGAAGAAGATGCGCGGTTATCTCGCCGAACTCATCCACCGCAAGCGGGAAGCGCTGTCCGACGAACCCACCCCCGGCGAGGACCTCATCTCCGGGCTCATCCGCGCCTCCGACCACGGTGAGCACCTCACCGAGAACGAGGCCGCGGCCATGGCCTTCATCCTGCTGTTCGCGGGTTTCGAAACCACCGTGAATTTGATCGGCAACGGCGTCCACGCCCTCCTCACCCACCCCGAGCAGCGCAACCGGCTTCAGGAGTCCCTGGCCCGGCGGGAAAAAGGCCTGCTGGAGACCGGCGTGGAGGAACTCCTTCGCTATGACGGCCCGGTGGAACTGGCCACCTGGCGGTTCGCCACCGAAGCCCTGCGGATCGACGGGCAGGACATCGCCGCCGGGGACCCGGTGCTCGTCGTGCTCGCCGCCGCGGACCGGGATCCGGAGCGGTTCGCCGACCCCGATGTGCTCGATCTGTCCCGTCGTGACAATCAGCACCTCGGGTACGGCCACGGCATCCATTACTGCCTCGGTGCCCCGCTCGCCCGCCTGGAGGGCCAGACCGCGCTCGCTACCCTCCTCACCCGCCTACCGGATCTGCAACTCGCGGTGGATTCGGCTGATTTGCGCTGGCGCGGGGGGCTCATCATGCGCGGACTGCGCACTTTGCCCGTGGAGTTCACGCCCGTCCGGTAA
- a CDS encoding transglycosylase family protein has product MLSGNGRHRRPRQAPALLVAAGVTGSAIAIPLLGATGASAATGTTWDRVAECESGGSWSANDGNGYYGGLQMSQENWEKYGGLEYAETADLASRNQQIAVAEKLLADQGIAAWPTCGLLNGLSKNSGSADVDTGVGSGAPSASTSGSSDSSGSSGSSNSAGSEESSGLLDALDGSSATPSPSASASSGDSSAKPDKKNSSGSGGSAAKETQPSDGSPVVSAEEDEADKSWQEGSSSALVDVGALGSGKHRGDSAQESATKSTASASAGRHAAATYVVQEGDSLVSIADSLGLDGGWRALYAENKDRIGVDPSNIVAGQTLDTGAE; this is encoded by the coding sequence ATGCTCTCCGGGAACGGTCGTCACCGTCGCCCCCGTCAGGCTCCGGCTCTCCTTGTGGCGGCCGGTGTGACGGGATCCGCCATCGCGATCCCACTGCTCGGAGCGACCGGGGCGAGCGCCGCCACCGGCACCACGTGGGACCGGGTCGCGGAGTGCGAGAGCGGTGGCTCCTGGAGCGCGAACGACGGCAACGGCTACTACGGCGGCCTCCAGATGTCCCAGGAGAACTGGGAGAAGTACGGCGGCCTCGAGTACGCCGAGACCGCCGACCTGGCGAGCCGCAACCAGCAGATAGCCGTGGCCGAGAAGCTCCTCGCGGACCAGGGCATCGCCGCGTGGCCGACCTGCGGTCTGCTCAACGGTCTCAGCAAGAACTCGGGCTCGGCCGACGTCGACACGGGCGTGGGGAGCGGTGCGCCCTCGGCTTCGACATCCGGTTCGTCCGACTCATCCGGTTCGTCCGGTTCCTCCAACTCGGCGGGCTCCGAGGAGTCTTCCGGTCTGCTCGACGCGCTGGACGGTTCGTCCGCGACGCCCTCGCCGTCGGCCTCTGCCTCCAGTGGCGACAGTTCGGCCAAGCCGGACAAAAAGAACTCTTCGGGATCCGGTGGTTCGGCTGCGAAGGAGACGCAGCCTTCCGACGGCTCGCCCGTGGTCAGTGCAGAAGAGGACGAAGCAGACAAGTCGTGGCAGGAGGGCAGCTCTTCGGCCCTCGTGGACGTCGGTGCCCTCGGCTCCGGCAAGCACCGCGGTGACAGCGCGCAGGAGAGTGCGACGAAGAGCACGGCCTCTGCCTCGGCCGGCCGGCATGCCGCCGCCACCTATGTCGTCCAGGAGGGCGACTCCCTCGTCTCCATTGCCGACTCCCTTGGGCTCGACGGCGGATGGCGCGCCCTCTATGCCGAGAACAAGGACCGCATCGGGGTCGACCCGAGCAACATCGTCGCCGGTCAGACGCTCGACACAGGGGCTGAATAG
- a CDS encoding transglycosylase family protein: MLFSGKGKHRRPSKTTRAAALAGVTGVAIAAPLMAAGNASAATASEWDTVAQCESGGNWSINTGNGYYGGLQFSASTWAAYGGTQYASQANQASKSQQIAVAEKVLASQGKGAWPVCGKGLSGASYSGSSSSSSSSNSSSSNSGTSTRSTGEQSASRSSERPAAKKTVTTPTGKKVKKGDGEYKVVKGDTLSSIAEKHKVKGGWQKLFKLNKDIIDDADFIFPGQQLHLK, encoded by the coding sequence ATGCTGTTTTCCGGCAAGGGCAAGCACCGTCGTCCTTCCAAGACCACCCGCGCCGCCGCTCTGGCCGGCGTCACCGGTGTCGCCATCGCCGCCCCGCTGATGGCGGCCGGCAACGCCTCTGCCGCCACCGCCTCCGAGTGGGACACCGTCGCCCAGTGCGAGTCCGGCGGCAACTGGTCCATCAACACCGGCAACGGCTACTACGGCGGCCTGCAGTTCTCGGCCTCCACCTGGGCCGCTTACGGCGGCACGCAGTACGCGTCGCAGGCCAACCAGGCCAGCAAGTCCCAGCAGATCGCCGTCGCCGAGAAGGTCCTCGCCTCGCAGGGCAAGGGTGCCTGGCCGGTCTGCGGCAAGGGCCTGTCCGGCGCCTCCTACAGCGGCAGCAGCTCGTCCTCCTCCAGCTCGAACTCCAGCTCCTCGAACTCGGGCACCAGCACCCGCTCGACCGGCGAGCAGAGCGCCTCGCGTTCCTCCGAGCGTCCGGCCGCGAAGAAGACCGTCACCACCCCGACCGGCAAGAAGGTCAAGAAGGGCGACGGCGAGTACAAGGTCGTCAAGGGTGACACCCTCAGCTCGATCGCCGAGAAGCACAAGGTCAAGGGCGGCTGGCAGAAGCTGTTCAAGCTGAACAAGGACATCATCGACGATGCCGACTTCATCTTCCCGGGCCAGCAGCTGCACCTGAAGTAA
- the eno gene encoding phosphopyruvate hydratase: MLVPSIDVVVAREILDSRGNPTVEVEVGLDDGSTGRAAVPSGASTGAFEAIELRDGDPNRYQGKGVEKAVLAVIEQIGPELVGYDATEQRLIDQAMFDLDATDNKGSLGANAILGVSLAVAHAASEASDLPLFRYLGGPNAHLLPVPMMNILNGGSHADSNVDIQEFMIAPIGAESFSEALRWGTEVYHTLKKVLKSKGLSTGLGDEGGFAPNLESNRAALDLILEAIKEAGYIPGEQVALALDVAASEFYKDGKYQFEGKDRSAAEMTEYYEELVAAYPLVSIEDPLFEDDWAGWKVLTDKLGDKVQIVGDDLFVTNPERLARGIEDGAANALLVKVNQIGSLTETLDAVELAQRSGFKCMMSHRSGETEDVTIADLAVATNCGQIKTGAPARSERVAKYNQLLRIEEILDDAAVYAGRSAFPRFKG, translated from the coding sequence ATGCTCGTGCCGTCCATCGACGTCGTCGTAGCCCGGGAAATCCTGGACTCCCGAGGCAACCCCACGGTCGAGGTCGAGGTCGGCCTCGACGACGGCAGCACCGGTCGTGCCGCCGTCCCCTCCGGCGCCTCCACGGGCGCCTTCGAGGCCATCGAGCTGCGCGACGGTGACCCGAACCGCTACCAGGGCAAGGGTGTCGAGAAGGCCGTCCTCGCGGTCATCGAGCAGATCGGCCCGGAGCTCGTCGGCTACGACGCCACCGAGCAGCGCCTGATCGACCAGGCGATGTTCGACCTGGACGCCACCGACAACAAGGGCTCGCTCGGCGCCAACGCCATCCTCGGCGTCTCCCTGGCCGTCGCCCACGCCGCCTCCGAGGCCAGCGACCTCCCGCTCTTCCGCTACCTGGGCGGCCCGAACGCGCACCTGCTGCCGGTGCCGATGATGAACATCCTGAACGGCGGCTCGCACGCCGACTCCAACGTGGACATCCAGGAGTTCATGATCGCCCCGATCGGTGCGGAGTCCTTCTCGGAGGCGCTGCGCTGGGGCACCGAGGTCTACCACACCCTCAAGAAGGTCCTGAAGAGCAAGGGCCTGTCCACCGGTCTCGGCGACGAGGGCGGCTTCGCGCCGAACCTGGAGTCCAACCGCGCCGCCCTGGACCTGATCCTCGAGGCGATCAAGGAAGCCGGTTACATCCCCGGCGAGCAGGTCGCCCTGGCGCTCGACGTCGCCGCCTCCGAGTTCTACAAGGACGGCAAGTACCAGTTCGAGGGCAAGGACCGGTCGGCCGCCGAGATGACGGAGTACTACGAGGAGCTCGTGGCGGCCTACCCGCTCGTCTCCATCGAGGACCCGCTGTTCGAGGACGACTGGGCCGGCTGGAAGGTCCTCACCGACAAGCTGGGCGACAAGGTCCAGATCGTCGGCGACGACCTGTTCGTCACCAACCCGGAGCGTCTGGCCCGCGGCATCGAGGACGGTGCCGCCAACGCGCTGCTCGTCAAGGTGAACCAGATCGGCTCGCTGACCGAGACCCTCGACGCCGTCGAGCTCGCCCAGCGCAGCGGCTTCAAGTGCATGATGTCCCACCGCTCCGGCGAGACCGAGGACGTCACCATCGCCGACCTGGCCGTCGCCACCAACTGCGGCCAGATCAAGACCGGCGCCCCGGCCCGCTCCGAGCGTGTCGCCAAGTACAACCAGCTCCTGCGCATCGAGGAGATCCTCGACGACGCGGCGGTGTACGCGGGCCGCTCGGCCTTCCCCCGCTTCAAGGGCTGA
- a CDS encoding septum formation initiator family protein — protein sequence MAVKDRDRFSTTTRIRLLGEQTAARVYRSQTRRQARRSRLTGRAALLALVLCTLVVALAYPIRQYVSQRAEIADLQREKARAAQRVEKLRDLKARWQDDAYAEQQIRQRLHYVMPGETGFIVVDPDAAKQSRTDQGAFDRPWYANVWDGVDKSDASDQ from the coding sequence ATGGCCGTGAAGGACCGGGACCGTTTCTCCACCACGACCAGGATCAGGCTGCTCGGTGAGCAGACCGCGGCCCGTGTCTACCGCTCCCAGACCAGACGGCAGGCCCGCCGCTCCCGGCTGACCGGCCGGGCCGCGCTGCTCGCCCTCGTGCTGTGCACGCTGGTGGTGGCGCTGGCGTACCCGATAAGGCAGTACGTCTCCCAGCGCGCCGAGATCGCCGATCTCCAGCGGGAGAAGGCGCGGGCCGCCCAGCGGGTCGAGAAACTGCGCGACCTCAAGGCGCGCTGGCAGGACGACGCCTACGCGGAGCAGCAGATCCGGCAACGGCTGCACTATGTGATGCCGGGGGAGACGGGCTTCATCGTCGTCGACCCGGACGCGGCGAAGCAGTCCCGCACCGACCAGGGCGCGTTCGACCGCCCCTGGTACGCGAACGTCTGGGACGGGGTCGACAAGTCCGACGCCTCCGACCAGTGA
- a CDS encoding DUF501 domain-containing protein, with the protein METPPPSTPRTEPTDADVEAFKQQLGRPPRGLRAIAHRCPCGQPDVVETAPRLPDGTPFPTTYYLTCPRAASAIGTLEANGVMKEMTERLQTDPELAAAYRAAHEDYIARRDAIEVLEGFPSAGGMPDRVKCLHVLVGHSLAAGPGVNPLGDEAIAMLPEWWRKGPCVTPSGPPTGEGWQVDVTEDGSGHFAFKPAEEGDR; encoded by the coding sequence ATGGAAACGCCTCCGCCCTCCACCCCGCGCACCGAGCCGACCGACGCGGACGTCGAGGCATTCAAGCAGCAGCTCGGGCGGCCGCCGCGCGGGCTGCGGGCGATCGCGCACCGGTGCCCGTGCGGGCAGCCGGACGTCGTGGAGACCGCGCCCCGGCTGCCGGACGGCACGCCCTTCCCGACGACGTACTACCTGACGTGTCCGCGCGCCGCCTCGGCGATCGGCACGCTGGAGGCGAACGGCGTCATGAAGGAGATGACGGAGCGGCTGCAGACCGACCCGGAGCTCGCGGCGGCCTACCGGGCCGCGCACGAGGACTACATCGCGCGCCGGGACGCCATCGAGGTCCTGGAGGGCTTCCCGAGCGCGGGCGGCATGCCGGACCGGGTGAAGTGCCTGCACGTCCTGGTCGGTCACTCGCTGGCGGCCGGACCGGGCGTCAACCCGCTGGGCGACGAGGCGATCGCGATGCTGCCGGAGTGGTGGCGCAAGGGGCCCTGCGTGACGCCTTCCGGGCCGCCGACCGGTGAGGGGTGGCAGGTGGACGTCACCGAGGACGGCTCGGGCCACTTCGCCTTCAAGCCGGCCGAGGAGGGTGACCGATGA
- a CDS encoding Ppx/GppA phosphatase family protein codes for MTRVAAVDCGTNSIRLLVADCDPETGELVDLDRRMTIVRLGQGVDRTGRLAPEALERTFAACREYAAVIKEHGAERLRFVATSASRDAENRDDFVRGVLDILGVEPEVITGDQEAEFSFTGATKELTGSDHLAKPYLVVDIGGGSTEFVVGDDHVRAARSVDVGCVRMTERHLVLDGAVSDPPTAAQIAAMRADIEAALDLAEETVPLREARTLVGLAGSVTTVSAIAQELPAYDSQAIHHSRVSHDRVREITEWLLRSTHAERAAVPSMHPGRVDVIGAGALVLLTIMERIGAEEVVVSEHDILDGIAWSLA; via the coding sequence ATGACCCGAGTCGCCGCGGTCGACTGCGGTACGAACTCCATCCGCCTCCTCGTAGCCGACTGCGACCCGGAGACCGGTGAACTGGTCGATCTGGACCGGCGGATGACCATCGTGCGGCTCGGGCAGGGGGTCGACCGGACCGGGCGGCTCGCCCCCGAGGCGCTGGAGCGGACCTTCGCCGCGTGCCGGGAGTACGCGGCGGTCATCAAGGAGCATGGCGCCGAGCGGCTGCGGTTCGTCGCCACCTCCGCCTCCCGGGACGCCGAGAACCGGGACGACTTCGTGCGGGGGGTCCTCGACATCCTCGGGGTCGAGCCCGAGGTCATCACCGGGGACCAGGAGGCCGAGTTCTCCTTCACCGGGGCGACCAAGGAGCTCACCGGCAGCGACCACCTCGCCAAGCCGTATCTCGTGGTGGACATCGGCGGCGGTTCGACCGAGTTCGTCGTGGGCGACGACCATGTGCGTGCCGCACGCTCCGTGGACGTGGGCTGTGTGCGGATGACCGAGCGGCACCTGGTGCTGGACGGAGCCGTCAGCGACCCGCCCACCGCCGCGCAGATCGCCGCCATGCGGGCCGACATCGAGGCCGCTCTCGACCTCGCCGAGGAGACCGTGCCGCTGCGCGAGGCGCGCACGCTGGTGGGGCTCGCCGGGTCCGTCACCACCGTGTCGGCGATCGCGCAGGAACTGCCCGCGTACGACTCGCAGGCCATCCACCACTCCCGGGTCTCCCACGACCGGGTCCGCGAGATCACCGAGTGGCTGCTGCGCTCCACCCACGCCGAGCGCGCGGCCGTGCCCTCCATGCATCCGGGGCGGGTGGACGTCATCGGTGCCGGGGCCCTCGTCCTGCTCACGATCATGGAGCGGATCGGCGCCGAGGAGGTCGTCGTGAGCGAGCACGACATCCTCGACGGCATCGCGTGGTCCCTCGCGTAG
- a CDS encoding NAD(P)/FAD-dependent oxidoreductase has translation MSTTERPRILVVGGGYVGLYAARRILKKMRYGEATVTVVDPRSYMTYQPFLPETAAGNISPRHVVVPLRRVLPKAEVLTGRVTTIDQDRKVATIAPLVGEAYELPFDYLVIALGAVSRTFPIPGLAEQGIGMKGIEEAIGLRNHVLEQLDKADSTTDEEIRRKALTFVFIGGGFAGAETVGEVEDMARDAAKYYTNVSREDMRFILVDAADKILPEVGPKLGQYGKEHLESRGVEIYLSTSMDSCVDGHVVLKNGLEVDSSTIVWTAGVKPNPVLTRYGLPLGPRGHVDTAPTLQVQGTDYIWAAGDNAQVPDVAARKAGVENAWCPPNAQHALRQARVLGDNVISGMRGFPQKEYSHSNKGAVAGLGLHKGVAMIVMGKMKIKLKGRLAWYMHRGYHGLAMPTWNRKIRVFADWTLGMFLKREVVSLGAMENPREEFYEAARPVPAAEPKKTEAKAS, from the coding sequence ATGAGCACCACGGAGCGTCCCAGGATCCTCGTAGTAGGCGGTGGGTACGTAGGCCTGTACGCAGCTCGGCGCATTCTCAAGAAGATGCGCTACGGCGAGGCGACCGTCACGGTCGTCGACCCCCGGTCGTACATGACCTACCAGCCCTTCCTCCCCGAAACCGCCGCCGGCAACATCTCCCCGCGCCACGTCGTCGTCCCGCTGCGACGCGTGCTGCCGAAGGCGGAGGTGCTCACCGGCCGGGTCACCACCATCGACCAGGACCGCAAGGTCGCCACGATCGCCCCGCTGGTCGGCGAGGCGTACGAGCTGCCCTTCGACTACCTGGTGATCGCGCTCGGCGCGGTCTCCCGCACCTTCCCGATCCCCGGCCTCGCCGAGCAGGGCATCGGCATGAAGGGCATCGAGGAGGCCATCGGCCTGCGCAACCACGTGCTTGAGCAGCTCGACAAGGCCGACTCCACGACCGACGAGGAGATCCGCCGCAAGGCGCTCACCTTCGTCTTCATCGGCGGTGGCTTCGCGGGTGCGGAGACCGTCGGCGAGGTCGAGGACATGGCCCGCGACGCGGCCAAGTACTACACCAACGTCTCGCGCGAGGACATGCGGTTCATCCTCGTCGACGCCGCCGACAAGATCCTTCCCGAGGTCGGCCCCAAGCTCGGCCAGTACGGCAAGGAGCACCTGGAGAGCCGGGGCGTGGAGATCTACCTCTCCACCTCGATGGACTCCTGCGTCGACGGCCACGTGGTCCTCAAGAACGGCCTGGAGGTCGACTCCAGCACCATCGTGTGGACCGCCGGCGTCAAGCCGAACCCGGTCCTCACCCGCTACGGCCTTCCGCTGGGCCCGCGCGGTCACGTGGACACCGCCCCGACCCTCCAGGTCCAGGGCACCGACTACATCTGGGCCGCCGGCGACAACGCCCAGGTCCCGGACGTCGCCGCCCGCAAGGCCGGGGTCGAGAACGCCTGGTGCCCGCCGAACGCCCAGCACGCGCTGCGCCAGGCCCGGGTCCTCGGCGACAACGTGATCTCCGGGATGCGGGGCTTCCCGCAGAAGGAGTACAGCCACTCCAACAAGGGTGCTGTCGCGGGTCTCGGCCTGCACAAGGGCGTGGCGATGATCGTCATGGGCAAGATGAAGATCAAGCTCAAGGGCCGTCTCGCCTGGTACATGCACCGCGGCTACCACGGTCTGGCCATGCCGACCTGGAACCGCAAGATCCGTGTCTTCGCCGACTGGACCCTCGGCATGTTCCTCAAGCGCGAGGTCGTCTCCCTCGGCGCCATGGAGAACCCGCGCGAGGAGTTCTACGAGGCCGCGCGCCCCGTGCCGGCCGCCGAGCCGAAGAAGACCGAGGCGAAGGCCTCCTGA
- a CDS encoding class I SAM-dependent methyltransferase — MADAALRLRALFEQLLGVPLPVRIRAWDGSEAGPPDAPALVVRNRRAVRRLLFKPGELGLARAWVAGDLDIDGDLYTALALISGLVWERGEDARTLFQALREPEVRSAVRGLAALAGPPLPPAPPPEEIRRVRGHLHTRHSDKRAISHHYDVGNGFYEIVLGPAMVYSCAYWQAPEPEGTLEDAQRDKLDLVCRKLGLTAGQRLLDVGCGWGSMAIHAAREYGVSVVGITLSQEQAAYARKRVAEEGLTDRVEIRVQDYRDVTDGPYDAISSIGMAEHVGAERYLEYAEDLFKLLRPGGRLLNHQIARRPQTDESAYHVDAFIDAYVFPDGELAPLGTTVTMLERAGFEVRDVESIREHYAHTLRRWVTNLKAQWQRAVRIAGPGRARVWLLYMAASALAFERNRIGVNQVLAVRSPESGASGLPLRARTWN, encoded by the coding sequence ATGGCAGATGCCGCGCTGCGGCTCAGAGCCCTCTTCGAACAGTTGCTGGGAGTACCGCTACCGGTGCGGATCCGCGCCTGGGACGGTTCGGAGGCCGGACCGCCCGACGCGCCCGCGTTGGTCGTGCGCAACCGGCGTGCCGTGCGCCGACTGCTGTTCAAGCCGGGCGAACTGGGGCTGGCCCGCGCCTGGGTCGCCGGGGACCTGGACATCGACGGTGACCTCTACACCGCCCTCGCCCTGATCTCGGGGCTCGTCTGGGAGCGCGGGGAGGACGCAAGGACCCTCTTCCAGGCCCTGCGCGAACCCGAGGTGCGCTCCGCCGTCCGCGGACTCGCCGCCCTCGCCGGGCCGCCGCTGCCGCCCGCCCCGCCGCCCGAGGAGATCCGCCGGGTCCGCGGCCATCTGCACACCAGGCACAGCGACAAGCGGGCCATCAGCCACCACTACGACGTCGGCAACGGCTTCTACGAGATCGTCCTCGGCCCGGCGATGGTGTACTCGTGCGCCTACTGGCAGGCCCCCGAACCCGAGGGCACGCTGGAGGACGCCCAGCGCGACAAGCTCGACCTCGTCTGCCGCAAGCTCGGCCTGACAGCCGGGCAGCGACTCCTCGACGTCGGCTGCGGCTGGGGCTCGATGGCCATCCACGCCGCCCGCGAGTACGGCGTGAGCGTCGTCGGCATCACCCTCTCCCAGGAGCAGGCGGCCTACGCCCGCAAGCGCGTCGCCGAGGAGGGGCTCACCGACCGCGTCGAGATCCGGGTGCAGGACTACCGGGACGTCACCGACGGGCCGTACGACGCCATCTCCTCCATCGGCATGGCCGAACACGTCGGCGCCGAACGGTACCTGGAGTACGCCGAGGACCTGTTCAAGCTGCTGAGGCCCGGCGGGCGGCTGCTCAACCACCAGATCGCCCGGCGCCCCCAGACCGACGAATCGGCGTACCACGTCGACGCGTTCATCGACGCCTATGTCTTCCCCGACGGCGAACTCGCTCCCCTCGGGACCACCGTGACCATGCTGGAGCGGGCCGGCTTCGAGGTGCGGGACGTCGAGTCGATCCGCGAGCACTACGCCCACACCCTGCGCCGCTGGGTCACCAACCTGAAGGCCCAGTGGCAGCGGGCGGTCCGGATCGCCGGACCCGGGCGGGCCCGCGTGTGGCTGCTGTACATGGCCGCCAGCGCCCTCGCCTTCGAACGCAACCGCATCGGCGTCAACCAGGTCCTCGCCGTCAGGTCCCCCGAGTCCGGCGCCTCCGGGCTGCCGTTGCGCGCCCGCACCTGGAACTGA